A single region of the Bacteroidota bacterium genome encodes:
- a CDS encoding vitamin K epoxide reductase family protein has product MLIPAGLLLFSGAGFLISLYFTLVTYRLVSPDQRYIPKFCRMTGNECAAIVDTRQARLLGVPNSLLGLGYYAGVFYFAVAPSGSSTLFHEVLIALSALTVVMGIYLVYSLISILRVSCVLCLTSHLLNALIFGFLVARLFD; this is encoded by the coding sequence ATGCTTATCCCGGCAGGATTGCTGCTGTTCTCCGGCGCGGGCTTTCTCATTTCCCTCTACTTTACGCTGGTGACCTACCGGCTGGTCAGTCCGGACCAGCGGTACATACCGAAATTCTGTCGTATGACCGGCAATGAATGCGCCGCAATCGTGGACACCCGGCAGGCACGCCTGCTGGGAGTGCCGAACTCTCTCCTCGGCCTCGGTTACTATGCGGGAGTCTTCTATTTCGCGGTCGCCCCGTCCGGGTCTTCGACGCTCTTCCACGAGGTGTTGATCGCCCTCTCCGCCCTGACGGTCGTCATGGGCATTTACCTCGTCTATTCGCTCATCTCCATTCTCAGGGTGTCTTGCGTGCTCTGCCTGACGAGCCACCTCCTCAACGCGCTCATTTTCGGCTTTCTCGTTGCCCGGCTCTTTGACTGA